The following are encoded in a window of Mycolicibacterium tusciae JS617 genomic DNA:
- a CDS encoding MaoC family dehydratase — MTAESLVDPESAAKIGTVVAIATGEVYRRDWQRWAAAVGDHNPLWFDAEYARGHGYRDIICPPLYLQYAILGVAALDELRPDGSSGAVTGSMAFPKAPRRMAGGESTTFHLPAYHGDEVTMARTVESIVEKEGRSGRFVLVTWRAEYRNQHRALLAEATTSMIARPA; from the coding sequence GTGACTGCGGAAAGCCTGGTCGACCCGGAATCGGCCGCCAAGATCGGCACTGTGGTCGCCATCGCCACCGGCGAGGTATATCGGCGAGACTGGCAGCGTTGGGCCGCCGCAGTTGGCGATCACAACCCGTTGTGGTTCGACGCGGAATACGCACGCGGGCACGGCTATCGCGACATCATCTGCCCGCCGCTGTATCTGCAATACGCGATCCTCGGGGTCGCTGCACTCGACGAGTTACGGCCCGACGGGTCCTCTGGCGCGGTAACGGGCAGCATGGCCTTCCCGAAAGCGCCGCGGCGCATGGCCGGTGGCGAGAGCACCACCTTCCACTTGCCTGCCTACCACGGCGACGAGGTCACGATGGCGCGCACGGTCGAGTCGATCGTCGAGAAGGAAGGCAGATCAGGCAGATTCGTTCTGGTGACCTGGCGTGCCGAATACCGAAACCAGCATCGTGCGCTTCTCGCCGAGGCGACGACATCGATGATCGCGCGGCCCGCATGA